CCGCAGCCATTTCTGCTGCCGCATTGGAACTTAGCCCTAGTGTAGCGGCCATACCCGCACACAACTTCATGAAGTCACGACGGTTCACACCGTGAGCGGATAGAAAGTTATCCTCAGCCATTCGTAGTATTCCTTAGATGCGCATTCGTCTGGCGGAATGCTTAGGTAGTGAAATGCTAAGGATTAACCCTACTGGTTGTGGTTGATCTTTATCAAGTTGAGAAGGATTAGTGGAAGGTCAATACGAATAATGTGAATAAAACCGATTCAGCGGAAATTAAATAGCACAAATATTCCACAATATTATTATTTTCAGGAATTGAAAATATAGGTTTCGAGATTACTTTCGTACGAGTTTTCTTAATTTAGAGAAATAGCTAAATGAGAGTGGTTTGTATTAATGCCATTAAGTCAGAATTAAATAAATTAAATTCATTTAGTTCTATTTATTTGGTTCTATTATTTAGTTAAATAATTATTTAAGCAGCAGCGCGGAATTAGCATTTACCCTGCCAGCTTCACTTTAGCAACGAGTTAGCAAGACCCCCTCCCAGCCTCCCCCTTCGCGGGGGGTGGAGCAGATCGAGGATCTTACAAACATCATCGAACGGTTCCCTCCCCTGTGAAAGGGAGGGTTAGGGTGGGGTATGAGCTAAGGTGGGGTAGGGTTTAAGCTGACTTAAAGGCTAAAGCTTGTGCACTGCACGCCGTTCACATACAGCTTACGCTGTTCGCTTTGTGGTAGACGGATAACGATTTCCTTCCACGCCGGCTGGAAATCACCTTTGTGGGTAAACGTTACGTCGATACGTTGGTTATCAGTCGCGATCTCCCAATTCAGCCACAGGGCCTGCCCTTCTCGCCAAGCATAGGTTTCACCATCGTCATCAAACAACATGCCGCGATCGCTACCTTTACCCATCGGTGGGAACAGCATCAATTCACGAGAATCATCCGCAGCAGAATCTACGAATGCGGTACGTCCTGACAACGGTAGCATCGCCCCAGCGCGCACCATCAGCGGCAAGCGCTCTAGAGGAGCCTCCACGGCGATTGTCTGACCGCCGCTAAACCACTGCCCGGTGTAGAAATTATACCAACCGCTTTCGTTGGCAGGCAGATAGATGTCACGCTGGCGCTGCCCTTGCTCCACCACGCTCGCCACCAGCAAATCCTTACCCAACATAAAATCGTCGGTTTCTGCGAAGGTCGCCGCATCATTTTCATGATCGAGGAAGGTCGGACGCAGCATCGGCTCATCGTTTTCACTCGCCTGCCACAGCAAAGTATAAAAATACGGCAGTAGACGATAGCGCAGCACGATGGCATCACGAATAGCCGGTGTCACCGCCGGATACATCCATGGTTCATTCACCGTGTGATCGTCGTTCCACGAGTGAATAGTAAAGCGTGGGTGCATCACGCCGTTTTGAACCCAGCGCACAAGCAGCTCGGCATCTGGTTTGTCGCCGGAGAATCCACCGACATCATGACCCACATTATATAAGCCAGACAGACTCATCCCCACGCCCATACGCGTGTTGTAACGCAAAGTCTGCCAGCTAGTTCGGTTGTCGCCGCTCCACGTTTGGACATAGCGCTGCATGCCTGCGCAGCCGGAGCGTGAGATCAAATAAGGACGCTGCTTAGGGGCAAAACGCTGCTGCGCCTCTAAAGAAGCTCGCATCATCAACAACGGCATTACCGGTCGGATCTGTTTAATCGCGATTTCCTGACCAAACCCATGACAGCGCGCCTCGCCGTCCCAGACTTCATATTCGTTATTATCGTTCCACGTCGAGCCAATACCCATTTCTAACAGTTGCTGGGTTACGTTGTCTTGCCACCACTTCACCGTGGCTGGATTAGTGAAATCAAGGTGGGAACCTTCGTCATCCCAGAACACCGAGCGCTCAGCGCAGTCCGCTTCTGAATCACGGATGAATAATCCCTGCTGCGCCACTTCCTGATACTTAGGGTGATCCTGCAACAAACATGGTTTGATATTCGCTGCCAGTTTGATCCCTGCGTCGAGGAAAGCCTGCGACATCACCTTTGGCTGAGGCACTTTGTCGTAGTTCCAGTTAAACACATAGCGCTTGTTGTTAATTGAGGTATAACCCGATGACAGCTGGAATGAGTCGCACGGAATATCGTGCTCACGGCACAGCTCGATAAACTTCATCAGCTGATTTTGCGCATCCGGCGCATCGGTGTAGTGCATGGTGGAGCCGCTATAGCCAAGGCTCCACTTTGGTCCGAAAAATGTTTTACCGGTCAGTCGCACAAAGGCTTTGGTGACGTCCAGAACCTTGGGCCCAACAAACATGTAATAGTCTAAGTCACCGGCTTCCGCCTGATAGCGGCGGTAGGCTAAATGGTAGTTATCCAGCTCATTGCCTAGGTCCAGCATGGTGCTGGTGAGGTTGTCATAAAACAGGCCGAAGCTAACGTCTGCTTTACGCGTAATCGTAAATGGAATGTGCTTATACAGCGGATCGGTTGACGCTGCGTTGTAGCCCATCGCATCCAAATTGCGCATTTCATAGCGCCCACCGGTACGGTTAAGATCGCCTGCTTTTTCGCCCAAGCCGTAGTAGCTTTCGGTTGGGAAACGACGCTGATAATGGGCCACGCCGTCACCGTGCGCATTGAGAAGATAAGCGCTGGTTGGGCGGTCTGCCGCCAACGGCAGCCATTCACCGGCATCGCTACAATATTCCCACTCTAGCCACAGCGGTTGGTGTACCGTCACCCGCATTTTGTCAGTGCAAATAGACAGTTCATTATCACGCTGTACCAGCTCAAAAGCTGGCAGTGTGAAACCCTCGGTGCTTTCACGGTCACGCCCCTCCCAAGGCACATCCGTTTGCGGGGCAATACTCCACGTACGGTTCAGCGCCAGTTCACCGCGCTGCTTTATCAGCACGCGGAACAGCCCTGATTCTAAAATGTAGATGCGGAATAAATGCTGACCATCGACTTTTAACTCAACGTGATCGGCTGCTTGGCGATTTAGGATCCAGTTTTTCAACGTTTTCATTGTGTTATTCTTCCAAAAATTTAAAGGATCAGGCCTGACGTGGCTTCTGACGACGTTCGGCAATAAAAGCAATCAGGAATACGGCGCCAATCAGGTCAAAGAAGCCCATGGCGATAAAGAGCGGGTTGTAGCCGATTTTGTCGGCGGTCACGCCAATCAGCAGTGAGAACAAGAAACTGGCGATCCACGCAAAGGAACCACGCATCCCGTTCACGGTGGCCATTTGGCCTTTATCGAATGATTCAACCACCAAGGCGCTCAACATGCAGGAAATGACCTGATGACCAAAGCCGCCAACGGAAATCAACGCAATGGTGATGTAGGGGTCTTTGGTGATAGCCACCAGCGCCAGTGAGATCATCAGGAACGCACCGGTTACCGAGCTGGCTACGATAGAGTTGACGCGAGAGGTGCCAAAGACTTTGGCGTAAATCCGCGTGAGGTATCCGCTGGCTACGCTGCCTAAATCTGCTGCCAAGAACGGTAGCCAAGCAAACATCGCAATCTGTTTAAGATCCATGCCACGTTCGTTAGCTAAATAGAGCGGAACCCAAAAACTCAGCACGGCCCATGCCGGTTCAGCCATAAAGGCTGGAATGGCGATACCATAGAAGCGTTTATTTTTAGATACCGTGGCTAATGCTTTGAGGAACGGTAACTTAACCGACGCAGGTTCATTATCCTGCTTGATATATTCCAGCTCAGATTTGCTTAAATTCGGGTGTTGTTCTGGATTGTGGTAGAACAGCCACCACAGCACCACCCACAGCATGGCCAGAACGCCAGAGAACATAAATGCGCCCTGCCAGCCAAATGAAACATGGGCAACCACGATAATCGGCGGCGCCAGCATTGCGCCAATCGAGAACCCGACGCCAGCCCAGCCCGCCGCAATTGGGCGCTCTTTTTTCGGGAACCATTCACCGATAGTTTTGGCATTGGCTGGCGTTGCCGCGGCTTCCGCGCCGCCCATAAAGAAGCGCAGAATCGCGAGCTGCATCCAACTGCCGGCTCCCGCATGGAGCATACACATTAACGCCCAAATCCCCGCGCAAATCAGAAATCCAATCTTCAGGCCGATCACGTCGATAAGCCAGCCGCACAGCGGTTGAAACACGGTATAGGCAATCTGAAAGGCACCCACAATCCACGAATACTGTTCGGTGGTCATCCCTAGGCTGGTTTTCAGCTCTGGTGCCAAAATCCCTAGCGAGTTACGCGTGATGTAGTTGACCGTCACCCCCAGCAGGAACAGCGCTAACATCCACCAGCGTAGATTCTTAATCTTGCGTTTTTCCTTTACAGCCACAGCCGGTTGATTCATATCAAGACTCATGGTGATCCCCTGGTCGCAGTAGCAATATGCCGTCGGCCGAACACATCGTTGGTATAGAGCTTTTTGAAATGTGTCTTACCAATAAGAATATCGCTATTTATGACTATATATTTGATTTTTAATTTAATTATCCATTTTTGTGACCAAGATAACGCTTGTAATTGGTCGACCAATTGAGAGTAAAGAAGTTAAAAACGTGGGGATACGCACTTTTTTGCAAAGATTTTCATGCGACTCTTGGAATTCACTGTTTTCGGTCAAAAACTCCCGTTGTGTGGCGATTATTGGCTTATGAAAATTTTGTCATTTTCGAATTTGAACGAGATCACAAAATGAACGGAAAGCTAAAAATCCGCGAAATCGCCGCCCAAACGGGGCTTTCTATCAGCACGGTCTCGCGCGTTCTATCAGGGAAATCGAATACCAGTGAAGCGGCTAAACGGCGTGTTTTAGCCTCGGCGCGCCAGCAGGGGGTCTTAGATGAGATCTCGACGGGGAGAATGCTGCTTAACGGACTGGTGGTGTTTGCGCCCCAGCGTGCATTTGACGTGCGGTCTGACATCTTTTACTACAAGGTGATCCAAGGAATTGCTCAAGCGTTGGAACCTCACGAGGTCCGACTGCGCTATTGTTGTTTGGAGGAGAATGACAGTGATGTCGCCCTCTTCCTGCAAAAAATGAACGAGCCCGCTACCGAAGCCGCCATGCTGATTGGCATTGACGATCCCTATATTCACTCTCTCGCCGCAGACTTAGGCAAACCGTGTATTCTTATCAACTGTCGCGATCGCAAAATGCGTCTGCCCGGTATTGCGCCCGACCATCAAACCATCGGCGAGTTTTCTGCAAACTACCTCTTTGAGCAAGGCCATCGACATGTTTTGCATTTGCTTTGCCTGCGCCGCTATACCATGGAGCTGCGCTTAGCCGGTATTCGTGAAGCCTATCAAGCACATAATCTTCCGTTTAATAGCGACGATGCCCTACTCACCGCGCCAAGTTTTGGTGCCGCAGATGCAGAACTCGCCGTTGCTCAGTTTCTTGAGCATTGTCCTGCCGAACATCGTCCAACCGCCATCCTCGCCGGAGGAGACTATATGGCGGTCGGCGCCGTCAATGCCCTATTAAAAGCAGGATTGCGCGTACCTCAGGATATTTCGGTGATGAGCATGGACGGATTCAATCTGGCTGCTATCCACGATATCCCGCTCACTTCGGTTCACGTACCTAGAGACGAATTAGGCGAGGAAGCGGTGCGCATGCTCCAACGGCGACTCATGCAGCCAAACACACCGATTGGCAACTTATTGTTGAACGGAACGCTGGTGGCACGAGACTCGGTCCGACGCATCCGAACCAGCCAAAATCAGGCATTGGTGCAAAAAGACGGGGTTTATGGTTAAAGCGCCCCGTTCTGCCTTGAGTTTATTCACTATTATTTTAGGCATCCCCTTAAATATGAAGGGTATGCTAATAAAGCCTGTGGCAAACTGTGCTCACTTCCATCCGCTGCTTAGCAGCCAATACGAGAGAAAATTCCGCGATGAAATGGCTTTGCTCGCTCAGTCTGGTCGCAGGACTGATTGCAACTACTCTGTCTCCTGTTCACGCAGAGACAACCCAACCCGTTCACCCAATGGTGAAACCGCAATCCACACAGGCGCGTGATGCTTTCGTAACCGATCTGCTAAGCAAAATGACGCTGGATGAAAAAATAGGCCAAATGCGTCTTATCAGCGTGGGGCCAGACAATCCTAAAGAAGCCATTCGCGAGATGATCAAACAGGGTCAGGTCGGGGCTATTTTTAACACCGTAACTCGCCAAGATATTCGTAAAATGCAGGATCAGGCCATGCAGCTCAGCCGCCTGAAAATCCCTCTGTTCTTCGCCTATGACGTAGTTCACGGCCAGCGTACCGTTTTCCCTATCAGCCTCGGTTTAGCATCGAGTTGGGATCGCGATGCAGTCACCACCGTTGGCCGTATTTCAGCCTATGAAGCCAGCGAAGATGGGCTAAACATGACGTGGGCACCGATGGTCGATATCACCCGCGATCCGCGCTGGGGGCGCACATCAGAGGGCTTCGGTGAAGACACCTATCTGACCTCTGAAATGGGCCGTTTAATGGTTGAAGCCATGCAGGGTAACAACCCAGCAGATCGTCATTCGGTCATGACCAGCGTGAAACACTTCGCCGCGTATGGCGCAGTGGAAGGCGGACGCGATTACAACAGCGTGGACATGAGCCCGCAGCGTTTGTTCCAAGACTACATGCCACCGTACAAAGCCGCGCTAGACGCAGGCAGCGGCGGCGTTATGGTGTCACTCAATTCGATTAACGGCACACCGGCAACGTCCAACAGTTGGCTATTAAAAGACGTGCTGCGCGATGAATGGAATTTTAAAGGCATCACCATCAGCGATCACGGCGCGATCAAAGAACTGATTAAGCACGGCGTTGCTAGCGATCCTGAGGATGCCGTGCGCGTGGCGGTGAAATCCGGCATCGACATGAGCATGAGCGATGAGTACTACAGCAAGTACTTACCCGGCTTGGTCAAAAGCGGACGCGTGAGCGAAAAAGAAGTCGACGACGCCGCGCGTCATGTTCTGAACGTGAAATATGATATGGGTCTATTTAACGATGCTTACAGCCACTTAGGGCCTGTCGGTTCAGATCCGGTCGATACCAACGCGGAAAGCCGCTTGCATCGTCCAGAAGCACGCAGCGTGGCACGTGAAAGCATGGTGCTGCTGAAAAACCGTCTGGATACCCTACCGTTGAAAAAATCAGGCACTATTGCACTGATTGGCCCTCTGGCCGACAGCAAGCGTGATGTGATGGGCAGTTGGTCTGCAGCGGGAGTGATTGATCAGTCGATAACCGTTTTACAAGGTCTGCGCAATGCGGTGGGCAGCAACGCACAGGTTTTATATGCCAAAGGTGCCAACGTATCGAACGATCCGGGGATCACTGATTTTCTGAATCTGTATGAAAAAGCGGTGAGCGTTGATACCCGATCGCCGCAGGCTATGATTGATGAGGCGGTAGCTACGGCTAAAAAATCAGATGTTATCGTCGCCGTCGTGGGTGAAGCTCAAGGTATGGCGCACGAAGCATCGAGCCGCAGCGATATCACCATTCCGCCAAGCCAACGCGATCTGATCGCCGCACTGAAGCAAACGGGCAAACCTTTGGTACTGGTGCTGATGAATGGCCGCCCACTGGCGCTTGAGAAAGAAGATCAGCAGGCCGATGCCATTTTAGAAAGTTGGTTCTCAGGCACCGAAGGCGGTAACGCCATCGCTGACGTGCTGTTTGGTGACTACAACCCATCAGGCAAACTGCCCATGTCCTTCCCACGCTCGGTTGGTCAGATCCCGATTTACTACAGCCACTTAAATACGGGCCGCCCGTATAATCCTGAGAAACCAGAGAAATATACCTCTCATTATTATGATGCCGCCAACGGCCCGCTTTATCCGTTTGGCTATGGTCTGAGCTACACCACTTTCAGCGTGTCCGATGTGAAAATGTCGAGCCCGGTGATGAAGCGTGACGGCAGCTTAACCGCCAGCGTAACGGTAAAAAACACCGGCAAACGTGACGGTGCCACCGTGGTTCAGCTCTATCTACAAGATAAAACAGCGTCGATGAGTCGCCCTGTTAAAGAGCTAAAAGGCTTTGAAAAAGTAACGCTAAAATCTGGCGAACAGAAAACCATCAGCTTCAAAATTGATGCCGAACAGCTGAAGTTTTGGAATGCATCGATGAAATATGTGTCAGAGCCGGGCAAATTTAACGTGTTCATCGGCCTCGATTCACAGCGTGTGAATAAAGGTGAGTTTGAGTTACTTTAAACATTCTGGTTAATTCCTCTTTAAGCCTCCTTCTTTCAGGGGGAGGCTTAACTCTCCTCTCCGCAAATGAATTTCTTTTATATAGCCTGATATTAATACCGCAATAAAATATATTTATTGAAATTTACTGACATTACCCGATGTAAGTTAACCTTTATAAACTGGCATTATTTCATCTGCGGTTCATACTGGTATTCAATGAGTACATCGTAAACAAAGGTGGAATGTCATGCCTAACAAAATTATCACGTGGATTATTATGTTTGGTTTTAGCCTATCGCTGGCGCTATTAGCCAGTATGCTGGGAGAGGCTAACATATGGGCCATTCTGAGCATTTTTACCGTTACGTACTTTATCTGTGACGTTATTTATACAGTCACTGAGTAATTTCTTATTTTCAGTGACCAGACTACATAAATAAGCATGCATATCAGTATGCCTAGCGACAGTCCCCTTTATCATAGACCATGCTAATCTGTTCCGTATCTAGAATAAATAAATACTCGGCTTTGATATCAGTTGCAGAAAATATAGGTAAGGAGCAGACTCGCTTAAATGCAGATAAGCCATAACTGTAAAGTTTGACTCGGGTGAAACTCTCTTTGTTGATATTCATAACGTATTCATAAGTAATGGTACTATCATCACGGTACACATTTCTTAATGTAACATCACTGTTTATTTTTACAGGGTATCTATTTTCACTTTTATTTTTTGCAATATACTTATCAAATTCAATCAGTGTATTCTGAGCAGCCTTCTTAGCCAAGAACTCACATGTAATAAACGTACCGCAATATAATGAAAATGATAATAATACACAGAGCGCAGTAGTAATCTTCAGTTGTTTAACTGTCGTATTTTTCCTTTTTTTCCATTGATGAAACGCTATCGTACCTGCAACGCCGTAAGAAAATAAACAAACCAAGACTATTAATAAAATATTAATAGAATAGCGATTATAAAAAGGAAGTGTTTGTAGCATGATAGCTTGATTTAATAAAAAATAAATCAATATAAGTATAACGCACGCCCTGCTACGTTTATACCCACCATAGGTTAATAAAACAACAATGGTTTCATGCGGTAAAAAACGCCAGGTAAATCCTTTTGACATTATACCAATAATCACAAATATAGTTGTAATAGCAAAATAACACATGCTTGCCCACCAACCACATTTGGTTGCTCGACTGATATATTGGGGTACCTGTTGTGTAAAATCACTCTTTTTAATTCTCATTGAGTCGGCTGTTGTTATACTTATTTGCATATCCTTGTTATCACTACTCATCTCACATCCTTATGAATCTATGCTTTGCATTATTGCATTCAGGAAAATTATTATCATGAATAGACAATGATATATCACTACCAAAAAATTTTGCTCTTTAGATAGTGATATATTTAATTAAGCACTGATAACATTAGTGTGAGGTAATATAAAGCTCTTTGCTATATACATAATCCTGTGGGTTATGCGCAGGAAAACCACCGACGTAAGGCTTCAATAGTTTAATCAGCGGCTGATAGTAAATTGGAATAATCGGCGCTTGTTGATTGATTCGCACTTCAGCCTGTGAATATAAAACATTGCGCATCACGGGATCGGACACGCTCTCTGCCTGCTTCAATAGCCGGTCATATTCAGCATCTTTCCAATGCCCAACGTTTTCCACACTCACTGACTGTAGCGTATTTAAAAATGTGGAAGGCTCATTGTAGGTTGCATCCCAAGACTGCCGTGACAACATAAAATCCCCTGCCCGACGCGCGTCTAAATAGGTCTTCCATTCCATATTGCGTAGCGTTACCTGCGCTCCTAGCCACTTCTTCCATTGTGACGAAAGTGCTATCGCAGTTTTTTCGTGCAGGTCATATTTGTTGTAAAACAGCTCAAATTTTAACGGATGCTGTTCGTCGTAGCCCGCCTGATGCAGCAACCCTTTGGCTAAAACAACGCGCTGAGCTAATGGTGCATTTAATTCATCAAGTACCGGAGATTTAAAATCAGCGACCTGAGGCGGGGTTAGCGTGCTGGCAGGCTCACGCAGTCCTAATACTTTATGAGCGATCAGATCGCGATCCACCGTGAGATATAAAGCACGCCGCACGCGAACGTCATCAAATGGCGGTCGCGTAATATTAAAATTATAATATTCGGTGTTTAAACGCGGAATAATATGTAATTCATCCGGCATCTTTTGCTGAATATCTTTAATCTGATCGGCGGGTACCCAGGTTAAATCTAAATCACCGGCACGATAGCGGTTATAACCAGAAACCGCGTTGTCGACCACTAAATACTCAACCTGCTTTAATACCGTTTCTGAACGATTCCAATATTGAGGATTTTGTTTGGCGACAATTTTTTCATTCACTATACGTTTAGCCAATACAAAGGCGCCGTTAGACACGATGTGTTCAGGCTGAGTCCAACGCTCTCCCCATTGCGCCACCACCGCACGTGGAACCGGAAACGTTGTGGGCCACGCTAACATCGAAATAAACCACGGCGTCGGTTGTTCTAGCTGTACGCGTAGGGTGCGCGCATCCAGCGCTTGAACGCCCAGCGTCTGCGGTTTCATTTTCCCACTCACAATTTGAGCCGCATTAACCACGTGCCCAGCGGCAAAATAATTAGCAAATGGGCTCGCAGTAGCGGGATCAACCGCACGCTGCCACGCAAAGACAAAATCATCGGCGGTCAATGCCGAACCATCTGACCAACGGAGATTTTTTCGCAACGTAAAGTCGATCTGCCTGCCGTCTGCGCTCACTTTCCAGCTTTCGGCCTGCGCGGGTTGCACCTTGCCATCACCATCCAACCACACCAGCCCTTCAAACAGGTCGAGAGCTATCTGCGCGGCGGTATTTTCTTCAATTTTTTGTGGGTCGAGCGTGGCGGGTTCAGCATGGTTGTTGTAACGGAAAATTTGTTGGGGATCGAGCGACGTCCCTGCGGGGATTTGAGCAGCATGTAACGGTGCCACGCTTATCAGGCTGACCAGCCATAATGGCGACAATTTTTTCATGATATTCCCTTTTCAGCACATGAGTTCGTATACCTTACGCTCGCCTATTGCTGATTGCTGTGTGGGAACTCGCGGAAAATGCTTTTTTGGCCTTGTGTCTCAACGCTGTGGATAAAAAAATCCAGCCATATTTCTTGGCTGGATTTCACTTACTCATTCAGTTAGCTAGGGATTCTTTTTTAGGCGTCAAACGGATCCCAAGACGGCGCAGCTGTCGTTTAAGCATTAACACCACCACTATCGATAAGCAGATGTTCGATAAAGGCATCGCCAACCACACGCCGTCCAGACCGAATATCCATGGGAAAAACCCGAGGAATGGAAACAAGATCAGCATGTTGCTCAGCGTGATAAACGTTGCGTAGCGGGCATGGCCTAATGCTTGGAAGAACGTTGCGGCGAGCACGATAAAGCCATCTAAGTACATCACAAACAGATGCAGACGCAGGCCGTGAATGGTTGCCACGTGCAGCGCGCTGTCACCGGAAATAAAGATGCTGGTAAACAGCGATGGGAGAATCAGTATCGCGACCGCTAACGCAATGCCGCCGCCGACTGCAGTCATCAAACCTAATTTTAAGACCTGACGAACCTTATCCGGCTGGCGTGCGCCGTAATAGTAACTCACCAGCGGCTGCATTCCCCCGCACACACCTTCGGCGAGCAGGTAATAGAAACCAATCAGGTAACTGGCAATCCCATAGGCGGCCACTTCTATTGGCCCACCGTGCTTCATGAAAAGCAGGTTATGCATCATCACCACCACGCTGAGATAAAGGTACATCAGCATGCTGGAAAAACCGGTGGTTAGAGATTCCACACTAAGGCGCAGGTTAAAAGCAATGTGCTCGCGCCGTGGCCGTAATTTGTTGTAGCGGCTGAAAACAAATCCGGTGCAAATAATCACCGCCACGCTTTCACTGATTATCGTTCCTATCGCCGCGCCTTTTAATCCCCAGCCCAAGCGAATGATGAACACATAATCCATCAGCACATTCAG
This is a stretch of genomic DNA from Hafnia alvei. It encodes these proteins:
- a CDS encoding MFS transporter, translating into MSLDMNQPAVAVKEKRKIKNLRWWMLALFLLGVTVNYITRNSLGILAPELKTSLGMTTEQYSWIVGAFQIAYTVFQPLCGWLIDVIGLKIGFLICAGIWALMCMLHAGAGSWMQLAILRFFMGGAEAAATPANAKTIGEWFPKKERPIAAGWAGVGFSIGAMLAPPIIVVAHVSFGWQGAFMFSGVLAMLWVVLWWLFYHNPEQHPNLSKSELEYIKQDNEPASVKLPFLKALATVSKNKRFYGIAIPAFMAEPAWAVLSFWVPLYLANERGMDLKQIAMFAWLPFLAADLGSVASGYLTRIYAKVFGTSRVNSIVASSVTGAFLMISLALVAITKDPYITIALISVGGFGHQVISCMLSALVVESFDKGQMATVNGMRGSFAWIASFLFSLLIGVTADKIGYNPLFIAMGFFDLIGAVFLIAFIAERRQKPRQA
- a CDS encoding ABC transporter substrate-binding protein codes for the protein MKKLSPLWLVSLISVAPLHAAQIPAGTSLDPQQIFRYNNHAEPATLDPQKIEENTAAQIALDLFEGLVWLDGDGKVQPAQAESWKVSADGRQIDFTLRKNLRWSDGSALTADDFVFAWQRAVDPATASPFANYFAAGHVVNAAQIVSGKMKPQTLGVQALDARTLRVQLEQPTPWFISMLAWPTTFPVPRAVVAQWGERWTQPEHIVSNGAFVLAKRIVNEKIVAKQNPQYWNRSETVLKQVEYLVVDNAVSGYNRYRAGDLDLTWVPADQIKDIQQKMPDELHIIPRLNTEYYNFNITRPPFDDVRVRRALYLTVDRDLIAHKVLGLREPASTLTPPQVADFKSPVLDELNAPLAQRVVLAKGLLHQAGYDEQHPLKFELFYNKYDLHEKTAIALSSQWKKWLGAQVTLRNMEWKTYLDARRAGDFMLSRQSWDATYNEPSTFLNTLQSVSVENVGHWKDAEYDRLLKQAESVSDPVMRNVLYSQAEVRINQQAPIIPIYYQPLIKLLKPYVGGFPAHNPQDYVYSKELYITSH
- a CDS encoding MATE family efflux transporter gives rise to the protein MLQQSITRTFWHYSIPAIAALLISGLYQIVDGAFIGHAMGAEGLSAINMAWPLSGVLLAVGMMIGMGSGARCSLAQGEEKIDKARRILMQVFWLLIAMGISVGLCIVYFAPMFMRLQDASGVIENYGIDYLTIIGISGPIVLGSIAMPLLVRNLGAPRLATIAMLTGALLNVLMDYVFIIRLGWGLKGAAIGTIISESVAVIICTGFVFSRYNKLRPRREHIAFNLRLSVESLTTGFSSMLMYLYLSVVVMMHNLLFMKHGGPIEVAAYGIASYLIGFYYLLAEGVCGGMQPLVSYYYGARQPDKVRQVLKLGLMTAVGGGIALAVAILILPSLFTSIFISGDSALHVATIHGLRLHLFVMYLDGFIVLAATFFQALGHARYATFITLSNMLILFPFLGFFPWIFGLDGVWLAMPLSNICLSIVVVLMLKRQLRRLGIRLTPKKESLAN
- a CDS encoding LacI family DNA-binding transcriptional regulator, which codes for MNGKLKIREIAAQTGLSISTVSRVLSGKSNTSEAAKRRVLASARQQGVLDEISTGRMLLNGLVVFAPQRAFDVRSDIFYYKVIQGIAQALEPHEVRLRYCCLEENDSDVALFLQKMNEPATEAAMLIGIDDPYIHSLAADLGKPCILINCRDRKMRLPGIAPDHQTIGEFSANYLFEQGHRHVLHLLCLRRYTMELRLAGIREAYQAHNLPFNSDDALLTAPSFGAADAELAVAQFLEHCPAEHRPTAILAGGDYMAVGAVNALLKAGLRVPQDISVMSMDGFNLAAIHDIPLTSVHVPRDELGEEAVRMLQRRLMQPNTPIGNLLLNGTLVARDSVRRIRTSQNQALVQKDGVYG
- the bglX gene encoding beta-glucosidase BglX, giving the protein MKWLCSLSLVAGLIATTLSPVHAETTQPVHPMVKPQSTQARDAFVTDLLSKMTLDEKIGQMRLISVGPDNPKEAIREMIKQGQVGAIFNTVTRQDIRKMQDQAMQLSRLKIPLFFAYDVVHGQRTVFPISLGLASSWDRDAVTTVGRISAYEASEDGLNMTWAPMVDITRDPRWGRTSEGFGEDTYLTSEMGRLMVEAMQGNNPADRHSVMTSVKHFAAYGAVEGGRDYNSVDMSPQRLFQDYMPPYKAALDAGSGGVMVSLNSINGTPATSNSWLLKDVLRDEWNFKGITISDHGAIKELIKHGVASDPEDAVRVAVKSGIDMSMSDEYYSKYLPGLVKSGRVSEKEVDDAARHVLNVKYDMGLFNDAYSHLGPVGSDPVDTNAESRLHRPEARSVARESMVLLKNRLDTLPLKKSGTIALIGPLADSKRDVMGSWSAAGVIDQSITVLQGLRNAVGSNAQVLYAKGANVSNDPGITDFLNLYEKAVSVDTRSPQAMIDEAVATAKKSDVIVAVVGEAQGMAHEASSRSDITIPPSQRDLIAALKQTGKPLVLVLMNGRPLALEKEDQQADAILESWFSGTEGGNAIADVLFGDYNPSGKLPMSFPRSVGQIPIYYSHLNTGRPYNPEKPEKYTSHYYDAANGPLYPFGYGLSYTTFSVSDVKMSSPVMKRDGSLTASVTVKNTGKRDGATVVQLYLQDKTASMSRPVKELKGFEKVTLKSGEQKTISFKIDAEQLKFWNASMKYVSEPGKFNVFIGLDSQRVNKGEFELL
- a CDS encoding TIM-barrel domain-containing protein; this encodes MKTLKNWILNRQAADHVELKVDGQHLFRIYILESGLFRVLIKQRGELALNRTWSIAPQTDVPWEGRDRESTEGFTLPAFELVQRDNELSICTDKMRVTVHQPLWLEWEYCSDAGEWLPLAADRPTSAYLLNAHGDGVAHYQRRFPTESYYGLGEKAGDLNRTGGRYEMRNLDAMGYNAASTDPLYKHIPFTITRKADVSFGLFYDNLTSTMLDLGNELDNYHLAYRRYQAEAGDLDYYMFVGPKVLDVTKAFVRLTGKTFFGPKWSLGYSGSTMHYTDAPDAQNQLMKFIELCREHDIPCDSFQLSSGYTSINNKRYVFNWNYDKVPQPKVMSQAFLDAGIKLAANIKPCLLQDHPKYQEVAQQGLFIRDSEADCAERSVFWDDEGSHLDFTNPATVKWWQDNVTQQLLEMGIGSTWNDNNEYEVWDGEARCHGFGQEIAIKQIRPVMPLLMMRASLEAQQRFAPKQRPYLISRSGCAGMQRYVQTWSGDNRTSWQTLRYNTRMGVGMSLSGLYNVGHDVGGFSGDKPDAELLVRWVQNGVMHPRFTIHSWNDDHTVNEPWMYPAVTPAIRDAIVLRYRLLPYFYTLLWQASENDEPMLRPTFLDHENDAATFAETDDFMLGKDLLVASVVEQGQRQRDIYLPANESGWYNFYTGQWFSGGQTIAVEAPLERLPLMVRAGAMLPLSGRTAFVDSAADDSRELMLFPPMGKGSDRGMLFDDDGETYAWREGQALWLNWEIATDNQRIDVTFTHKGDFQPAWKEIVIRLPQSEQRKLYVNGVQCTSFSL